AATTGAATCCGATTTGCGGCAACGGCCAGTACGTGAAACTATCGTAGCGATAATAATTCGTTTCATGGCACGCATAATACAAGCGCCACGCCGGAATCGCTGCGTTCATGCCGGCGGCATTGACCCCGCCATACCAATTCAAATACACTTGCCCAATTTGCCGGCGCAGCGACACCTTCTCCAACTGCCATTGCACAAAACCCATGTTTTTGCGCCGCAGCTCGCGGCTGATCGTTTCCGAAGCAAAATTAACCAGGCTGCCGGCCACTGCCGTGCGAATGATTTCGGTTTGCTTTTGCGGCGGCATGCTTTCGGCGAGCGCCTTCATCTCCGGCAGCGACTCCATGCCGTGTATCGCGTGGCGGTCGACGAATTGCAGCAATTGCCGCACATCATGCAGAATGCGGTACTCGTCGCGAAAATAGGGATGCACCGGCGGCCGGCGATAGCCCGCATCAATAGCAAACGGCAAACGCCGGCGCATGCTGTCCACGCGCGCGGTTGCCGGCGGCCCGGCCAGCGTGTCGGTTTCGCTTTCTTCGAGCAAATGAAATGGCGCATTGCCCAGAATCATGGTTGATTCTTGCTGGGCAAAAGCAATCTCGCCAAGCGCGGCGGCCAAGCCCAGGCCGCAGCAGGCGAGCCAAGTCTGGCGCAGGATCATGTCTGGCGAATCTTTTCAAACACACCGAGTTCGCGATTTTTGCGGACATTATCCCAGGTAAAATACATGCCGTTCATCGCAAGATAAACGCCCGGCGGCAAGGCCTGCACGAACGACAGCGCGCTGCCGAGATTGAACAACCCGTCGGAGCTGCCGAAGGCATACGGCACCATCGCGCCGGTCATGACGATCGTCTTATCCTTCACGCCGGCCGCCAAAACGTGCGCGGTTTCCACCATCGTGTCGGTGCCGTGCGTGATGACGATTTTATCCTCGGCACAGCGCCGGCATTGATCGAGGATCGTCGCGCGATCGGCGTCCGTCATGTCGAGGCTGTCGATCATCATCACCGTGCGAATTTCCGTGGGCAGGCGGCAACGCCCCAACCGCAGCATTTCCACCACATGCGAATCGCGAAAATAAAGCCGGCCATTGATTTCATCGTATTCTTTATCGAACGTGCCGCCGGTAATGAGAATTCGGATTGCCATATGTTTCGCCTTCCCGCTTGCTTCTTTTATGCCACTTATTGACCTGAGGCTATAGTTACACCGATTTGCAGTGAACAAAAATTTAAGCGGCTGGTCAATATCGTAGCTTGTCGAACCTGATTTCTGAACGATGGTTGCCATTCGTCAAAGCTCGACGTCCCGCCGCTCACAACTCCGCGAGGAGTGAAATGTTTATTGAAGTGGTGCGCTGGAACGGCCCTTAACTCCGAGTGACATGTAGATTTCAGTAGCGTGGCGCAGGCTTTGTCGTGAAAACCCAATATGCCACTCCTGTCGGAGTTTGCAGAAGCGGTGTGCGCGCATGACTATAACCATTTCACCCCTTCGGAGTTGCTACCAAGCTCTCGTGCAATTTTTCTTATGCACCACCCAATGGCTAGATTAGCACCACGATTAAGCCCGCGCTCTTAGCGGTTTTGGTCAGCCTCGATGCAAAATTCAGGTAGAAAGAACTACGATAATCAAGTGAGACGCTGACCGGTACGGCCAT
This sequence is a window from Cytophagia bacterium CHB2. Protein-coding genes within it:
- a CDS encoding asparaginase → MAIRILITGGTFDKEYDEINGRLYFRDSHVVEMLRLGRCRLPTEIRTVMMIDSLDMTDADRATILDQCRRCAEDKIVITHGTDTMVETAHVLAAGVKDKTIVMTGAMVPYAFGSSDGLFNLGSALSFVQALPPGVYLAMNGMYFTWDNVRKNRELGVFEKIRQT